The Primulina eburnea isolate SZY01 chromosome 12, ASM2296580v1, whole genome shotgun sequence genome includes the window cccttcgtagatcttctgtttataaagatccattgttctctgaagaatttcttctgagtagattttgaagtatgtttttacGGTTCTTTAAACCTTGTAAATGCATACCTTTTGTTCTGAGTTCAGTGAAgcaggtacttcgctgtaaTTCTTATTCTAATTGAATTATTTCCAGGGAAATAATTTCAATTTCGAACTGGATGGTAGTCCCGGGCATATTTAACAGATCATTGAAGATCTGGTTTTTTTCAGCCTGTAAGAGTCTACCTTTGGTGTATGCAAGGTTTTGCAAACACTGCTGTCTTTCATCAGGAGATAAATTTCCTGATTCAATGAGTTGTTTCAGATGCTTTATAGAACATCTGAATAGCTCTATTCGGAAACTAATGTTTCTGGAATAGAGATTGAAATGATTTCGGGGATTCCTAAATCCTTTCATTTCTTGATACATGACATATATCGTCATATGTCTGATGTTCCCATCAGATCGGTACCATAACTTGATGGTCACCATTGGAACATACCTTTGTTCtcctgtttctgatatctaacaatagttagatgaacttgtgtatattccaaaatattggaatagttcttgtaaattatttttctcgaactgaagttcggattcataattttcggaattctccttctcatacatttagttgctagtaataaaaaattttgtgtttgaaataaattaaccatgctctgataccatttagAAGCGAGTTTATATTAAGGCAATtaattaagattttaaaattgaaGGGGAGGTTACTTATCAAAATGAATTTTGGGGAAGGTCAAacttttaattgaattttctATGAAGTCTATATACCTAAATATCCCTCCACTTGCAGGCAAGATCATAAATTTGTAGTACAAATGCTGGATTTCGGAGATGAGTATTTTTTACAGTAATAGATATTAACTTGTTTCCATTCATTAAACCTCAAACGAAAAAGCAGGGGAAGCCATGGTTCTACTCTGTGAAGCTGAGATATGGAGAAAACAAGAAGAAGAGTACAATCCAAGATGAAGGAATTGTTCATAAAATCGAAGTCCAACCACACGCGGCAATTGTAGGATATACAGATTTTTGAACTTATTATAATTGATCCTTTTTTTCCTTGATTCGGAGTCAAGGATATTCCCATAGATTATCGTTTCTCGAATAGTTTTCCGGCGATTCGTCGTCATCGCCGCCGGTTTTCATCCTCGGCGGGCTTACGAGCATGCCTTCCGCCATGTCAGCCAGCAGTTTCGGCATCTCGAATAACTCTTCCTCATCCACAAACTCGGTGGTTTCCACGCTGGATGAAGCTTCCGGCGGGACATCCTCCCTGGCGCCTCTCTGAATTACCGCTCTGGAAGCCGCGGCTGTGGCCGCCGCAGCCCTTATATCCGCAGCCGAGTTAGACGCTGGTACTGGGTACGACTCAGCTAAAGAAGGGAAGTTGATCGCAGCGTCAGGGCCTTTCAGTGCCAGCGCTGCCACGTCGTAGGCTGCAGCCGCCATTTCCGGGATGGGGTATGTTCCCAGCCAAATTCGTGTGGTTTTCCGTGGCTCGCGAATCTCCGACACCCACTTTCCGCCCCGGGATCTAATCCCACGGTAAATGGGATGCCGCCCTGATGTGGGGGAGGCAATGGCAGCCCCAGCCCCTGCCGCTGGCGGCTGAGGGACGGCTGTCAAGGAACTTTCTTGATCCTGATCATAGCTTTGATTGGGTGGTATCAGTAAAGATGGATTTTGTCTTGAATCTCGATTAGCCATGCATCAAACTTATAAAATTGGCAtagatttggatatgttcgaAAATCGGGATGATTTTAAAGGGAAAGAATCCCACAGAAAAAGCGCGGAGACTTCGCGGACCCCTTGGTTGTGGGGGCGAAGTGGGACTGTACTTGTTAAGGTTTTTGAGGTTAAAAAATATTCGGAATTAGCTGTTTGGCCACCACTTTTTAAATATACATCTCTTTCCCCTGTATTTCCCATTTCAGAatcaaaaattttctcttggTGTATATTCATGTCGGACTGGCAACTTGTGTGATGTGGATGGACAGAATTTTAACACGTGTGCCACGAGTTTTCTGACGTGGCTGTGCAAGTTGAAGAGTGTTGTTCCacttatttatgatttattggatGTATTTTTATGGGTTGATATTTTCTTCTTTCCTGCTATTAAGACATAAATCAACTTGGTTCATCTTGTTTGTCATGTGCACTTGTTTTGGGAAGATTTGTGGAAATAGACGTACTTTTCCTAAGTTCAAAATCATTTCTTGTTGGTGAGATGACACtgaattatgatttttttattcaatttaatatttttgtatttaaaaaacagaaaacaaaatttaaaattatatataattaaaaaactaCAATTAGACATAATTATATTctaaaacataattaaaaaaactaaaatacacataattaaaaattatgcATGATTAAAAAGTGGACGAATTCCACTGTATATCtccatataaattttaaatatgtttgaTCAAGTACCTTTGAACTTGGGGTGTAATTTTCGGTTCCGAATGCCGACACATTGTTTCAGAAAGACGTTGAACTTTACGGTAAGATCTCTTGAAGGGAAAACATCTGGGGCGTATATTCATCATCTTGAATTGGAAAATCATGATTTTCTAGCATATTATCTTTTGTTCTTTCACAATCATGTTATGTAGAATGATATATGTTTtcattatataatttaaatcaattgGATCCCACATGCAAGATGAATCTCACATTTTATGCCAGCCCGTTTAGAGCACACCAAATGCTCGCTCAACATCTTTTCTCACTCCCACTTGATATATATCTTGCAAAATTCTATGTTTTTCGAGAGGGGTAGGGGATGATTTTCACAAAGATAGTCTAAGATAGATAAATACCATAGACGAGATAATATTTCATGTTGTACTCGTTTCCGTTTACCTCAAATTGCATTGTAGAGGCTTCACCCTTTAGAAGGTTTAAGAACAAATTGGACCTCTCCAGCATGTTGATGTCGTTATTGCATCCTGGTACAAATAAATATGTCTGCTAAATCTATAAATCTTTCTATGCAACCGCATGAGGTATGATTGAATGTTCTTTTTAGTGTCCACTTTGATAATGTTCTTCCTGAGCTGTTGGACAATTCTTCCTATCCAGTGTATGCAATCAGTGCTTCCAAGCATCCTGAGAAATCTTTTTCATCAATTAGTCAAGCAATACCTCATGTGTTGGTTGTCACAAATACTGCTCGAAAAATATATCATACACCTCCAACAAAATGTTTTCAAACATTCTAACCCTGTCGATCCACCTATCCTCAGGTATTCGTCAACAAGAACATATACAAGCATTCAGATTGCAACTGAAACCTTCTGAGGTGATGACAACACGATCTTACCGGTTGCGTCCTTTCATTGGACGAAGTAagatatattaatttataatatgtCAAAAATTCTAATAAACAAAGATCTCCTTTCAAAATCGTCTTCGAAAATATTTTTCGTTATAGACTGGATTGTCGGTGAAGCAatcttgatataaattttgagttCCAACAATACGTTTTCgattttttgttttcatttgtaGCCACAAATCTGGCTTGACTCCCCCAATTGAAGCACTATTGTGGTGCATGTCAATAATCCCTGAATTGAGGGTCTTGACGAGAAGAGCAATTTGGTTGATCACGGGATGACATAGATTTTTATCATCCGATGATAAAGAGTCTGtgtttgacataaaaaatattgaataaatgttgattgaattgtattgaagaaTGCGTGCGGAAAAATATTGGAGATTGCATCCGAAAGAAATTGGAGATTGTGTGTAAAATGAAATCAAAATATGAGTTTATTTATAGacaaattattgaattttataaaatatagacgttgaattttcataatttttaaaaataaaaatccaaatTTTCCCCAATTTTCcgattttttaatgatttttaaaaattatttaaatttttagaagCTAAGATTAATCTTAGTCGTTGTTATTTTTAGATAATTTGTGTTGCTTTTCTTATTTATCATTCTCAATATTTATACAGGCTAGAAAACCCGAAAAATCCTATCAAAATATATGCCACCCATATATGTAGCCTAATCTAAGGAAATTCAAATATATGCCACCCATATATCTAGCCTAAATATCCGTAACACCCCCCTCAAGTTGGAGCATGCAAGTCCAGAATGCCCAACTTGTCGAGAAGAAGTTCAAACTGAGTTTTTCCCAAAGCTTTGGTAAATATGTCCGCCAGTTGAACAGATGTTGGGACATAAGACGGAGCAATGAGACCTTCTTGGATGGCATCTCGCACGAAATGGCAGTCAACTTCAATATGTTTCGTGCGTTCATGAAAGACCGGATTATGCGCTATATGCAAAGCAGACTGACTATCACAGaaaagaggaatcgtctttggaTGATGAACACCCAAACTCAGAAGTAAGCCTTTCAACCATTTGAGTTCACAAGTAAGAGATGCCATAGAACGATACTCTGCCTCGGCTGACGAGCGAGCGACAGTATGCTGCTTTTTAGTTTTCCAGGAAATTGGCGAATGCCCCAAAAACACAAACCAACCAGTAAGAGAACGCCGAGTAAGAGCACATGCGGCCCAATCTGAGTCAGACCAGCCAGTCAAAGATAGCTCACTGTCTGAGCGGAGAAGAATACATTGACCCGGAGATTTCTTTAAGTAACGAACCACCCGTAGTGCAGCATCCCAATGTGCCTGTTTCGGTTCCTGCATGAATTGCGACAGCACATGAACCGAATAAGCCAAGTCAGGTCGGGTAACAGACAGATAGATAAGACGCCCAAGCAACCGACGATAGGGCTCTGGATCGGAGAGTCATGGCCCCGTGATGCGCGTCAATTGATGATTCTTTTCAAGCGGAAATGAAGCCGGCTTTGAACCCAACAGTCCTACCTCAGAAATAATATCAAGGGCGTATTTGCGTTGACATAAAAACAACCCAGACGAACTCCTAGCCACCTCAATCCCAAGAAAATATTTAAGCACACCAAGATCCTTCATATAAAAGCATTTGCTCAAATATGCTTTAAAGCTCGTAACCGCAGCGGAATCATTGCCAGAGATCACCAAATCATCAACATACACAAGGACATTGAGTTGGACGAGATCTTTAGTGTAAGTAAAGAGGGAGTAATCGGAGTACGATTGAAGAAAGCCATACCCTTTAAAGCTGTCACGAGTTTAGCAAACCAACATCGAGGTGCCTGTCGCAGACCATACAGTGACTTGCGCAAACGACAGACCAAGTTTGAGTCAGTAGATTGAAAACCGGGTGGAAGTTTCATATACACCTCTTCGTGTAGATCGCCATGAAGAAATGCATTATGAACATCCATTTGATGCAACTCCCAATTCTTCGATGTTGCGACTGCCAGGAAAGTTCTGACTGTCACCATTTTTGCCACTGGAGCAAAGGTCTCGTTATAGTCTATTCCCTCAACTTGATGTTACCAAAAACAACTAATCTGGCCTTTAATCTTTCAATGCTGCCATCAGAGTGATATTTGATTCTGTACACCCATTTACTGTCCAGAGCTTTCTTTCCAGGAGGTAATGGTTCCATAGTCCAAGTTCCATTACCCTCTAAAGCACGAATTTCTTGTTGCATAGCATTACACCAGCCGATGTCCTTAACAGCTTCCTTAAAAGACCGTGGCTCATTCCCTGCAGTTACAGCTGCAAGAAAGTTCCTGTGTTTCACAGTAAATTTGTCACAACCAACATAATCGGCTATAGGAAACGGCGTACCTGAGGTAGTGTGAGATGGCTGAGTAGGATGAGAAAGGGATGGACATTTGGTGATAACAGTGTTCGTGACGAAATCATGTAAGATGACCGATGGGAGTTTATCCCGAAAGCCACGACCCAGTCGTGCCTCTCCCGAGCCGGCGGGACATGTATTCGGAGAGGAAGGGTCCACTATTGGCGTTCCACTAAGGGTACCCTCGTCCATCGTCCCATGGTCGTCCATATCAATAATAAACTCGTCAGTGGAAGGGACTGGACCGTCAACAGGGGCGAGATTTGTGCCTTTGTCAATCAAAAATGGAAATACCTTTTCGAAGAACTTGACGTCTCTAGATACGAAGAATTCCTTTTTCTCAAGGTCAAATAAACTCCAACCCTTTTTACCAAACGGATATCCCACAAAAACACATTTACGGCTTCGATTAGCGAATTTGTCACCCTTAGCTCGTTGATTATGTGCAAAAGCTAAACATCCAATTATGCAAAGTTCGCTGAAAGAAGGAGCACAACCAAAGAGAATTTCATAAGGAGTTTTGTTGAGAAGAACGCTAGAAGGAGTCCGATTTATTAAGTGTGCAGCAGCCAAAATACATTCCCCCCAAAAAGAAATAGGCAAGCCTCCTTGAAAGCGCAATGCACGAGCAACATTCAAAATGTGTTAATGTTTTCTTTCCACCCTGCCATTTTGTTGAGGGGTACCCACACAAGaggtttgaaataaaattccaTTTGCCACAAAGTATTCTTTCATGCAGACAAACTCTGTGCCATTGTCACTCCGTACAATTTTCATTCTGCTGTTTCTCCTCCCCCAACTCCTTGCTATAGCGCTCCACATCTTCCCGCATCTTTCCATGTTGATACTTCCATTGTTCTATGACGTCCCTGAGGTCCATGTTATCACCCCTGACTAGTTCACCTTGATAGATTGACTGGTTAAGGCGGCCCTGAACTTCTTCTTTCTCGGCGACTAAGGTCTCAACCTCTCGTCTCCTCTCACCCAACTTGGCTCTAAGTCGATGGATCCGGCGGGACTGATAGTGAAGGGCAAGTTCCTTCAAACGAATGGCGGCTTGGAAACGAGTGCGAAATCGGGGGTAGTCCAAATGGATAGTCTCCCTATGAGTAATCGGAGCTACGCTTTTACGGGCGGTGACACGCGTACGAGCCATTTCCTGaaatcaaagaaaggaaatgCTCAGAATCAACAAGAGACAGTATATAGCAAGGGACAATATGCAATATGtatgaaatttcgaaaatacgtgaatatattattattttttttttcaaaaatggaaAGTTTGGATTTTGACACATGGGTTCGAAGCATATGTCGAGAGGATTCCGGAACAATCGACGGAATCGAATTCGGAATTTTCTAGAGGAAGTTATAGGCTCTACGAATATTTCCTAAAACGGCAAAAACGACGTTTCGGAGGCCTAAACGAAGGAATTTCGCGATTTCACGCTGTAGCTCCCGATTAGGGTCGGGAGTCTTGATCGTTGGGCCGTTTCGGAGGGGATAGCATCGGCCTCGGGTTAAAATTCCAccgaaagtttttttttttttttgaaaatcgatttttttccactcggattatgaacctgacggctctgataccacttaaatgtcacgccccgaaaccgGGGTTAGTCGAAATCGGCGTTGTTCAtcaatcacacaatcgaaacaacaagccttcttgtagcacagtataaaccaaaccagtttataattcataaatctcaaaaattacCAATTGTCTTTACAATAACGAAATTCAAACgacttaataaataattaatacgGAAGCGTCTTACaactgaataataataataataaacttaAGCTAAATTCCTTTAAcgatcaccatccccaaaactgtTCGGACTCATCATCCTCGAGTTCTTCTTCGGGCTTATCTGGGAaggttgtaaggggtgagtattttggaatactcagcaagtgggggataTCGAGCACAAAATAAAGCAACATGAATAATTTCGAAAATACCACATGACTTGCATTAAACTTTTCGTATCACATGCATAAACACTTACCAAGCACTGCAATTTATCCaccttctatggtttactgacgtcagtccctaatttttactcctctaagggggcgaggccgtatagcggttatgtcccccaccgcgtaagggtacatcatggttgggattcccacccatatacggttgactcctcacagtgctttTAAAAAACCGTATGACAATGCAAGAATGGAGTAGAAGGAAAATTGTACTCgactatttatttttcttgtaaaaatcgAAAACATGCATACACAAATCCgaaattttaaagtttaaaaataagcCCACTTACAATGATTATTGATGCTAAAAACGTGGTGGCTAGGCTTGGAAATATGGTCGCTCCTTGCTCCTCTTTCGGACGGAACCTCGGCTTAATTTCTTGGATGATTTTGAGACGATATTTGGGCAGAGTTTTGCTAGGGAGAGTTGCTGAAATTCTCGAAAATTTGCAGCAAGTATTTCGAGATTTAGGTGTGAGGATGGCTAGGTATGATGTGGTATTTATAGGGGAGGGAAAATGATCTAAACTTGGTactaaaatcataccaaaattATGCAaaaatctcacaaatttgaCTCCAATATCCTTTGCCCTTTTTCGAAAATTGAGTTACTTATTTAGTGAGATTTATCTTCCAATTCCATGAGATTTAAATCCTTGCTTCCCTCcttattattttcgaaaaatatgGTGGCTAGTTGGAGGGATTTGCTTCCAATTATCTATGTATCTATCCATTACCAAATCTTGGCATATCAACCAAgggaattttcgaaattcccTTGCACTATCTTGCCTAAATTCTTTAACTTGTGTAATAATTCAACTCTTGCAAGAAAATCCCCTTCctaatttcgaaaattgcatgCTTAAACACAATATATCAAATCCCATATTGTATGGCCAAGAGTATCTCTACATATCTCATAATAATATTCTCCATTATGCAAGtcttatttttttatacaacACAAAATCTTATGTTAAAATTTCCTttacaattatttaattatatggtGAGAAAATCCTGGTTCTTACATATATGGCAGAGAAGCAGCATAGCTCAACTTCGCAAATTAATTTCAATTGTTCATTTGATAGATTATTTaaaactataaaaaaaatttaaaaaaaaattagaaattttgtcttaaaaaaattataacatttttttaaaaaaaaacaattagcgacgggttttgttcaaatcgtcgcaatattagcgacgattttataaaaattttatttcaattgttttttcatttattatttaaaaatttgatttgttGAGAACCAATATTTAAACATTATGAGGCatggttttaaaatatttaacgtTATAGTAACAACAAAACCAAACTGTTGCTAAATAATACTAAATTTAATTTCAATTGTTCTTTTGATAGATTATTTAAAACtataaaaattataacatttaaaaaaaaaacaattagcgacggtttttgttcAAACCGTCGCAATATTAACGACGATTatataaaactgtcgctaatggcGACGAGTATTGAcataccgtcgctataatagcgactgtttttaATAAACCGTAGCTTTTATTGCGACGGTtcttaataaaccgtcgcttttaGCAACGATGTCTACGTCCGTCGCTATTTGCGGCGGTTAAACAAAAACGTCACCGATCTTGCAGCACCCGTCGCTATTGGCGACGGTTGTGCATAAatgtcgccgatctagatcggcgacagTTTTGACATTTCCTGTCGCTACAATATCTATATATACCAAGGCTCGCGAACATTTTCTTTACCGATTTTCGCAGTTCTTGATCTCTGGTAGTGTCGAAACTCTATAATTTTTTTCGCATATAGTTTCGGTTTTTTTATTTGTACTAACATCTTTTCATGTTAATTTCGTAGATTTGCTCGTTGGTGTGATCTTCCAGCGTTACGTGTTCTGCATATCTTCACGCACGTCAGATTTTTAAAGCATTttctttaatgaaatttaatatttatgtgtTACTTTTGCGTAGtagtttaattattaatttagcgTAATATGTTGTTTACGAATTTTAGCGTAGTAgattatttatttgttaatCTTCACGCACGTCAGATTTTTAAAGCattttcttaatgaaaatttaatatttatgtgtTACTTTTGCGTAGtagtttaattattaattttagcGTAATATGTTGTTTACGAATTTTAGCGTAGtagattattt containing:
- the LOC140808293 gene encoding ethylene-responsive transcription factor ERF025-like; this encodes MANRDSRQNPSLLIPPNQSYDQDQESSLTAVPQPPAAGAGAAIASPTSGRHPIYRGIRSRGGKWVSEIREPRKTTRIWLGTYPIPEMAAAAYDVAALALKGPDAAINFPSLAESYPVPASNSAADIRAAAATAAASRAVIQRGAREDVPPEASSSVETTEFVDEEELFEMPKLLADMAEGMLVSPPRMKTGGDDDESPENYSRNDNLWEYP